GAATAACAAGCGatttaaagattaaattaattattaattaggaTACAAATCATTCAATAATATTTACCTATTTGAATCCAACGTCAAAAACAAAGCAATAGCATGTTTTCTAGTCcattaaatcttaatattattatataagactatattattatatatatactaaaattagttttttttaactaaaaatagaGAGACTTAAATTCGCGATCTCGCTGAATATAGGAAAACTATgccatttgagttataatttattggcgcttttaaaattagttattaatataaaatacatgttgaaatataaatacatattaaaataacttaaattacatatatatttatacacaaatatatttattattgattttagTAAGTAATTTGAGTGTACGAATAACATTTGtgtattatatattattgataaaataaaggcaatgcaataataataatattcattAGGAAGCTCAAATAAAAGACCAGAATATATAGTCTCAGATACACAATATGTAAtcttaattaaattaatgaaAGAATACAAATTAGAATCTGTAATAGAGTGGTGGCAATAATATAATAAGTAGCAAATCTCGAATTTAAGTAGTCTCTATTGTGAATGCATGTGGCTATAGTAGTAGCCTTAGCACTAATTATTTAAGAATGAAGCTGGAGAATGGAACATACAGTCTGAATAACAGTAAGAAGGAGCAATACAATTCCAGCAATAGAAGCTACTGTCTTCCATGGAGTGGTGAAATAATCACGTCTCAGAGTTGCTATTTTAGTGCGACAGGGATGTTTGTAGTAAGTATTCAAGTCATGATGAATTCGGAGATAATTAACATTATAATTtactattataatatttttatcaacATCGGTGAATAGCTTAGCCACTGAAGTGTCATTACCACTCACCATACTCTCAATTATTCCAGCTTTGATGAGGACATTCGCATCCTTATTTGAGTTGACAAGTTTAGCAAGGAAGGAAACGTAGTCAGTGATGTAGTGATCTCGAGGATAGTGACACTGCTCTAAAGCCACAATGTTCCTCAACCAAACTTCAGTCCCATCATACACTATAATATGTGGGATTTTGAGAACACCATCTTCAAATTCCAAGTCAAGTATGCAATGGCTTGATTTATTTACTTGGAACTTGACTCCTGCTTCAACTAACTCAGATGCACTGTGACCAAGGACTAACGATCCAGGGTTCCTTAGAAGTGTTGTATGAGATGGTGGCAAGTGGAAATATCTAAGCAGATCAGTGAAGTGTGCTATACTACTACTAGCCGGTGTTAACACACTTTGTTTGTTGTGATATGAAAAATAACTAACAGCAAACCACATAAATGAAGGGAATCCACCACCATGTAAGGGAGAAGCAAAAGCTAGATTGTATATTTTCTCAACAACAAACAAAGGAACTTGGTTCTCAAGTAATAACAAATCATGCATTACCCGAAATTCCATCCAATCTTTTGAGAAGATAAGATCATCCTCTGTTGTCCCCTCATAATCTCTGAGAAAAAGCTCAATTATGAAACAACAGTCTATCAATATCACCTTCACCAATTCATCTACTGTGATCTCGATCTTCTCCGAGTAACATGCACGGATTTGTAGTTCCAATTGTTTCACGCAACTCACCAAATCGGTCAAACTTGCCTCCGATCTTTGAATGAAATGTTGACAATAAAACTGTTTGTGCCCTTCCATGGTTACCAGTCTAGAATTCCCGTGATGCAGAGGGCCAATTGAAACAAGCACCGGGGTGTATGCATCTTCGCTTGATTGGCGGATTTGATGGGGCACTTTATAGATGCAGCAGCTTTTGGTTGTAAACAAAGGTTGTGCCTTCTTCAGCATTGCTTCAAGCTCTATAGCTACATCATTCTCCATATATCTATTCACGTTTGCATGCATGATAATATAACCACCAGATTGAAAGAAAGGTAAGAACTGATAATGATTGATGATAAAAAACAACCCTTTGTCTACAACTTATGGACATAATTGGCTAGCTCAATCTTTAACCGTTATTATAGTTCAATTCTATGATCAGAAGGAAAAAGAGGTATAATCGGTATTGTCAGAAAAGGTGTATATGTTCTGTTTACAAATCTGACAAATTTTGACCAATACTTAACCAACAcaacatacatatataaataaattagtaTACAGAACTTGAGTATATATAGatacataaaattaaaaatttgtgcattcattatgttatatatatagtGATATAGGTCATCTTTTGTCCACAAGTTATGGACAAAATTAGCTAGCTATATCTTTAACTTATTGAAGTTCAATTTCTAtgttcagaaaaaaaaaaaagatatagttGTTTGCGCGCTTGTGACATGCATATATATGTTGGACAAGTGTAAAAAAGAAATTTGTGATAATTAGTTTGAAAACTTAAAGGCAGTGAATAAATAGAGGATTTTTTTCATTTTGGGATAAGAAAGCACCTAGGATTAGCTTCTAAATtcgtatatttttatattgagTTTAGAAGTGTTTGCTGAATATACATATCCAAGAACTCATACTATAGTGTATATTTTTTGTGGATGACATCATTTTTATGTTCGAATAAAGAGAAACAATAATCAAGAAGTTAGATTTGTTGAAAAAAGTTTTGGAGGTGTATGTATAATTTCTATCCAAGCCGGAATCAAATGCAATATAtgaaatgtaaattttgcataagaggaaaaattaaaatactaacataaaagtaaaaattaggAAAACATcccacaaaaaatattatttaagtaaCAAAATAAGGAATACGTATATATGAAAAATAGTTGGAGTtagtatttattattaaaaagagAGTAAATGTCCTTTCCGGTCCCTAATCATTTGTCAAATGGACTTCCCACTCTTTAAGAAATTTAATAAAAACCCAAATCAGTCCCTATCTGTTTTGAAATATGTACATTCCAGTCCCTATCAACTTTGAATAAATGCTTTTTCGGTCCTTGGTAATGTTTTTTCCGGTCCCTAACCAGGGACAAGAACGTACATATATCAAAGTAGATAGGGACCGATTTAGATTTTTAGATTTCTTAAGGGGTGGAAAGTCCATCAGGCAAATGATTAGAGACCGGAAAAGACATTTACTCTTAAAAAGATGGTAGAatcttttattaaataatttggataTATAGAAAGAAGATCGATGGAATATCCAATTAAAACGGTGGATCAAAGACATAAGATAGATAAATAGATagcaaaaaaaatgaaaattcaagAAGACTATATACAAGATAGACTCAAAAAAGATCTAcgtataaataattttattataatttaatatgtaAAATATGA
The Arachis stenosperma cultivar V10309 chromosome 7, arast.V10309.gnm1.PFL2, whole genome shotgun sequence genome window above contains:
- the LOC130939218 gene encoding UPF0481 protein At3g47200-like, with translation MENDVAIELEAMLKKAQPLFTTKSCCIYKVPHQIRQSSEDAYTPVLVSIGPLHHGNSRLVTMEGHKQFYCQHFIQRSEASLTDLVSCVKQLELQIRACYSEKIEITVDELVKVILIDCCFIIELFLRDYEGTTEDDLIFSKDWMEFRVMHDLLLLENQVPLFVVEKIYNLAFASPLHGGGFPSFMWFAVSYFSYHNKQSVLTPASSSIAHFTDLLRYFHLPPSHTTLLRNPGSLVLGHSASELVEAGVKFQVNKSSHCILDLEFEDGVLKIPHIIVYDGTEVWLRNIVALEQCHYPRDHYITDYVSFLAKLVNSNKDANVLIKAGIIESMVSGNDTSVAKLFTDVDKNIIIVNYNVNYLRIHHDLNTYYKHPCRTKIATLRRDYFTTPWKTVASIAGIVLLLLTVIQTVCSILQLHS